The Mycolicibacterium smegmatis genome has a window encoding:
- a CDS encoding Pls/PosA family non-ribosomal peptide synthetase produces MTATDDAVGGHAVPAQYLLSSLAPAPRTLIDILYDTARRFPDAPAIDDGTVQLTYAELVADIEESVAWLAARGIGRGDRIGIRMPSGSYALYVAILSVLAAGAAYVPVDADDPDERAQLVFGEAGVVGVITERGLIRGVGQSRGWRAAAPLGRDDAWIIFTSGSTGTPKGVAVTHRSAAAFVDAEARMFLQDNPIGPGDRVLAGLSVAFDASCEEMWLAWRNGACLVPAPRSLVRSGMDLGPWLVSRDITVVSTVPTLAALWPAEALESVRLLIFGGEACPPELAQRLAVDGREVWNTYGPTEATVVACAARLDGLGPVSIGLPLSGWDLAVVDRDGLPVAVGEVGELVIGGVGLARYLDPDKDREKYAPMPTLGWSRAYRSGDLVRLQDDGLYFQGRADDQVKVGGRRIELGEVDTALVNLPGVSAGAAAVRKTASGTPLLVGYVASHDPSFDLAAARAALAESLPAALVPRLILLDELPTRTSGKVDRNALPWPPPDGTDQDAPELVGTMGWLAGLWRDVLGTTVDGPEADFIALGGGSLSAAQLVAAMRRRYPQVTVADIYDHPRLGSLAGYLDELSPPPEITAREVAPTSRLTQAAQVALSVPLATLTGMQWVVWLGLLNNVAAALDLVPWAQPVNWWLLLAGFGVFITPVGRMGIAVLFARMLLSGLQPGTYRRGGAVHLRVWFAERLAEASGAENLAGAPWMVYYARALGNSVGKGVDLHSAPPVTGMAKLGHRCSIEPEVDLSGHWIDGDLFHVGPITVGNDATIGARTTLLPGATVGKNADVAPGSAVVGKVKNGQYWKGSPAVKSGKARHPWPDHRPPRAPVWVAVYGVTSILLGSLPLAGLAAGLAVIGWGIRDTATPVDAILPALAWTPVATVVAVLTYAVLTVLGVRVLSVGLSEGYHPVRSRVGWQLWATERLMDAARNYLFPVYASLLTPWWLRLLGAKVGEGTEISTALFTPKFTEVQDGAFLADDTMVASYELGGGWIHVAKATIGKRAFLGNSGITQPGRKVPDDGLVAVLSATPHKAKAGSSWLGSPPVRLRRKATAADVLRTFHPSPRLKAMRAAVETCRIIPVIITFGIGVAVLGALQTLVLRFGYLWAALASGLVLLAAGALAGLIAVAAKWSVIGRIRAVEHPLWSSFVWRNEVSDTFVETVAAPWFARAATGTPVMNLWLRALGASIGRGVWCETYWLPEADLVSLGAGATVNRGCVVQTHLFHDRIMRMDSVVLEAGSTLGPHCVALPAARLGAGATVGPGSLVMRGDEVPSSTRWQGNPIAPWDMFGKKRTAAASARKKTTEKPAA; encoded by the coding sequence GTGACAGCAACGGACGACGCAGTTGGTGGGCACGCGGTCCCCGCTCAGTACCTGCTCTCATCGCTGGCACCTGCACCGCGGACGCTCATCGACATCCTCTACGACACCGCGCGGCGGTTCCCCGACGCACCCGCGATCGACGACGGCACGGTGCAGCTCACCTATGCCGAACTCGTCGCCGACATCGAGGAGAGCGTCGCGTGGCTGGCCGCACGCGGCATCGGCCGCGGCGACCGGATCGGCATCCGGATGCCGTCGGGAAGTTACGCGCTGTACGTCGCGATCCTGTCGGTGCTGGCGGCCGGGGCCGCCTATGTGCCTGTGGACGCCGACGATCCCGACGAGCGCGCCCAGTTGGTGTTCGGTGAGGCCGGCGTCGTCGGCGTGATCACCGAGCGCGGCCTGATCCGCGGCGTCGGCCAGTCGCGCGGCTGGCGCGCGGCGGCCCCGCTCGGCCGCGACGACGCCTGGATCATCTTCACGTCGGGCTCTACCGGCACTCCCAAGGGAGTCGCCGTGACGCATCGCAGTGCCGCCGCGTTCGTCGACGCGGAAGCACGAATGTTTCTGCAGGACAACCCGATCGGACCGGGTGACCGGGTGCTCGCGGGCCTGTCGGTCGCGTTCGACGCATCGTGCGAGGAGATGTGGCTGGCCTGGCGCAACGGTGCGTGCCTGGTGCCTGCGCCGCGGTCGCTGGTGCGCAGCGGGATGGACCTCGGCCCCTGGCTGGTGAGCCGCGACATCACCGTGGTGTCCACGGTTCCGACGCTGGCGGCGCTGTGGCCCGCCGAGGCGCTCGAATCGGTGCGGCTGCTGATCTTCGGCGGCGAGGCCTGCCCGCCCGAATTGGCGCAGCGGCTCGCGGTCGACGGCCGCGAGGTGTGGAACACCTACGGGCCCACCGAGGCCACCGTGGTGGCCTGCGCGGCGCGCCTCGACGGCCTTGGCCCGGTCAGCATCGGGCTGCCGTTGAGCGGCTGGGATCTGGCCGTGGTGGACCGTGACGGGCTCCCGGTGGCGGTCGGCGAGGTCGGTGAGCTGGTCATCGGCGGCGTCGGGCTGGCCCGTTACCTGGACCCGGACAAGGACCGCGAGAAGTACGCGCCGATGCCGACGCTGGGCTGGAGCCGCGCGTACCGCAGCGGGGATCTGGTGCGACTGCAGGACGACGGCCTGTACTTCCAGGGCCGCGCCGACGATCAGGTGAAGGTCGGCGGCCGCCGCATCGAGCTCGGCGAGGTCGACACCGCGCTGGTCAACCTTCCCGGCGTCAGCGCGGGGGCGGCGGCGGTCCGCAAGACCGCGAGCGGCACGCCGCTGCTGGTCGGCTACGTCGCGAGCCACGACCCGTCGTTCGACCTCGCGGCCGCGCGCGCCGCGCTGGCCGAATCGCTGCCTGCCGCGCTGGTACCGCGTCTGATCCTGCTCGACGAACTGCCGACCCGTACCTCCGGCAAGGTCGACCGCAACGCCCTGCCCTGGCCGCCACCCGACGGTACCGATCAGGACGCCCCCGAACTCGTCGGCACCATGGGCTGGCTGGCCGGCCTGTGGCGCGACGTGCTCGGCACGACCGTCGACGGGCCCGAGGCCGATTTCATCGCGCTCGGCGGCGGGTCACTGTCGGCCGCGCAGCTCGTCGCCGCGATGCGCAGGCGCTACCCGCAGGTGACTGTTGCCGACATCTACGACCATCCCCGGCTCGGTTCGCTGGCCGGATATCTCGACGAGCTGTCCCCGCCCCCGGAGATCACCGCGCGCGAGGTCGCCCCGACGTCGCGGCTCACGCAGGCCGCTCAGGTCGCGCTTTCGGTGCCGCTGGCCACGCTGACCGGCATGCAGTGGGTGGTGTGGCTGGGCCTGTTGAACAACGTCGCCGCCGCGCTGGACCTCGTGCCGTGGGCGCAGCCGGTCAACTGGTGGCTGCTGCTCGCCGGCTTCGGAGTGTTCATCACGCCCGTGGGCCGCATGGGTATCGCGGTGCTGTTCGCCCGGATGCTGTTGAGCGGCCTGCAACCCGGGACCTACCGCCGCGGCGGCGCGGTGCACCTGCGGGTCTGGTTCGCCGAGCGGCTCGCCGAGGCCAGCGGCGCCGAGAACCTCGCGGGCGCACCGTGGATGGTGTACTACGCCCGCGCGCTCGGCAACAGCGTCGGCAAGGGCGTCGACCTGCACTCGGCACCGCCGGTGACCGGCATGGCCAAGCTGGGGCACCGCTGCTCGATCGAACCCGAGGTGGATCTCAGCGGGCACTGGATCGACGGGGACCTGTTCCACGTCGGCCCCATCACGGTCGGCAACGACGCCACGATCGGCGCCCGCACCACGCTGCTGCCCGGCGCCACGGTCGGCAAGAACGCCGATGTGGCACCGGGGTCCGCGGTGGTCGGCAAGGTCAAGAACGGCCAGTACTGGAAGGGCTCGCCCGCCGTGAAGTCGGGCAAGGCGCGCCACCCGTGGCCCGATCACCGGCCGCCGCGCGCCCCCGTGTGGGTCGCGGTGTACGGCGTGACCTCCATCCTGCTGGGCAGCCTGCCGCTGGCGGGCCTGGCCGCGGGTCTCGCCGTGATCGGCTGGGGCATCCGTGACACCGCCACCCCGGTCGACGCGATCCTGCCCGCGCTGGCGTGGACGCCCGTGGCGACGGTGGTCGCGGTGCTCACCTACGCCGTGTTGACCGTGCTGGGCGTGCGCGTGCTCTCGGTGGGGCTCAGCGAGGGCTACCACCCGGTGCGCAGCCGCGTGGGCTGGCAGTTGTGGGCCACCGAACGCCTCATGGACGCCGCGCGCAACTACCTGTTCCCCGTCTACGCGAGCCTGCTGACCCCGTGGTGGCTGCGTCTGCTGGGCGCGAAAGTCGGTGAGGGCACCGAAATCTCGACGGCGCTGTTCACCCCGAAGTTCACCGAGGTACAGGACGGCGCGTTCCTGGCCGACGACACCATGGTCGCGTCGTACGAACTGGGCGGCGGCTGGATCCACGTCGCCAAGGCCACCATCGGCAAGCGCGCGTTCCTCGGCAACTCGGGCATCACGCAACCCGGGCGCAAGGTGCCCGACGACGGTCTGGTGGCCGTGCTGTCGGCCACGCCGCACAAGGCCAAGGCCGGCTCGTCGTGGCTGGGCAGCCCTCCGGTGCGGTTGCGGCGCAAGGCGACCGCCGCCGACGTGCTGCGCACCTTCCACCCGTCGCCGCGGCTGAAAGCCATGCGCGCGGCGGTCGAGACGTGCCGGATCATCCCGGTGATCATCACGTTCGGCATCGGGGTGGCGGTGCTGGGTGCACTGCAGACGCTGGTGCTGCGGTTCGGTTACCTGTGGGCCGCGCTCGCGAGCGGACTGGTGCTGCTGGCCGCGGGTGCCCTGGCCGGGCTCATCGCGGTGGCCGCGAAGTGGTCGGTGATCGGGCGGATCCGCGCCGTCGAGCATCCGTTGTGGTCGTCGTTCGTGTGGCGCAACGAGGTCTCGGACACGTTCGTCGAGACCGTCGCGGCGCCGTGGTTCGCGCGGGCCGCGACCGGCACCCCGGTGATGAACCTGTGGCTGCGCGCACTCGGCGCGTCGATCGGACGCGGGGTGTGGTGTGAGACCTACTGGCTGCCCGAGGCCGACCTGGTGAGCCTCGGCGCGGGGGCCACCGTCAACCGCGGGTGTGTGGTGCAGACGCACCTGTTCCACGACCGCATCATGCGGATGGACAGCGTTGTCCTGGAAGCGGGTTCGACGCTGGGACCGCACTGCGTGGCGCTGCCTGCCGCCCGATTGGGCGCCGGCGCCACGGTGGGACCCGGATCGCTCGTGATGCGTGGCGACGAGGTTCCGTCGTCGACGCGGTGGCAGGGCAATCCGATCGCGCCGTGGGACATGTTCGGCAAGAAACGCACCGCCGCCGCGTCGGCGCGCAAGAAGACGACAGAGAAACCGGCCGCGTGA
- a CDS encoding N-acyl-D-amino-acid deacylase family protein: MSYDVIVRNGLWFDGTGRPPQVRTLGIRDGVVATVSAKPLDETGCPEVIDAGGKWVVPGFIDVHTHYDAEVLLDPGLRESVRHGVTTVLLGMCSLSTVYSDAEDAADLFSRVEAVPRQFVLGALESRKTWSNPAEYVAAIDALPLGPNIASLLGHSDLRASVLGLDRATTRGVVPTDDELETMADRLDAALDAGMLGMSGMDAAIDKLDGDRFRSRALPSTFATWRERRRLIKVLRKRGRILQSAPNVAKAQEALNFFLESSSLFGRRRGVRMSLLVSADAKSSPGAARVIGMGTRLLNKTLDAKVRFQHLPVPFELYSDGIDLPVFEEFGAGTAALHLRDQLERNKLLADPEYRRRFRRSFDRRKLGPTLWHRDFHDATIVECPDESLIGKTFGRIADERGIHPLDAFLDVLVDNGEKNVRWTTIVANHRPKVLDQLANDPAVHMGFSDAGAHLRNMAFYNYPLRLLKRVRDAQLSGRPFLTTERAVYRLTAEVADWFGVDAGTLREGDRADFVVIDPNCLNSDVDAYHEETVPFYGGLSRMVNRNDDAVVATAVNGTVVFGKGEFRDGYGDTVKSGRYLRAGADSRLKTAV, encoded by the coding sequence AGACAGGGTGCCCCGAGGTCATCGACGCAGGCGGCAAGTGGGTGGTGCCGGGCTTCATCGACGTGCACACCCACTACGACGCCGAGGTCCTGCTCGATCCGGGTCTGCGTGAATCGGTACGCCACGGCGTCACGACAGTGCTGTTGGGCATGTGCTCGCTGTCGACGGTGTACTCCGACGCCGAGGACGCGGCCGACCTGTTCAGTCGCGTGGAGGCCGTACCGCGCCAATTCGTGCTCGGCGCACTGGAATCCCGCAAGACCTGGTCGAACCCGGCCGAGTACGTCGCCGCGATCGACGCTCTCCCACTCGGCCCCAATATCGCGTCGCTGCTGGGGCATTCGGACCTGCGCGCCTCGGTGCTGGGTCTCGACCGCGCCACGACACGCGGCGTGGTCCCCACCGACGACGAACTCGAGACGATGGCCGACAGACTCGACGCGGCCCTCGACGCCGGGATGCTCGGCATGTCGGGTATGGACGCCGCGATCGACAAGCTCGACGGTGATCGATTCCGTTCGCGCGCACTGCCTTCCACGTTCGCGACGTGGCGCGAACGTCGCCGCCTCATCAAGGTGCTACGCAAGCGCGGCCGCATCCTGCAGAGCGCGCCGAACGTGGCGAAAGCGCAGGAGGCACTGAACTTCTTCCTGGAGAGCAGCAGCCTGTTCGGGCGCCGCCGCGGCGTGCGGATGAGCCTGCTGGTGTCGGCCGACGCGAAATCCTCACCCGGCGCCGCACGCGTGATCGGGATGGGCACCCGGCTGCTGAACAAGACACTCGACGCCAAGGTGCGGTTCCAGCATCTGCCGGTGCCGTTCGAATTGTATTCCGACGGTATCGATCTGCCGGTGTTCGAGGAGTTCGGTGCGGGCACCGCCGCGCTGCACCTGCGCGACCAACTCGAGCGCAACAAGCTGCTCGCCGACCCGGAGTACCGCCGCCGGTTCCGCCGGTCGTTCGACCGCCGCAAGCTGGGACCGACGTTGTGGCACCGCGACTTCCACGACGCCACCATCGTCGAATGCCCGGATGAGAGCCTCATCGGCAAGACCTTCGGCCGGATCGCCGACGAGCGTGGCATCCATCCGCTCGACGCGTTCCTCGACGTGCTGGTCGACAACGGTGAGAAGAATGTGCGGTGGACGACGATCGTCGCGAACCACCGGCCCAAGGTGCTCGACCAGTTGGCCAACGACCCCGCGGTGCACATGGGTTTCTCGGATGCCGGTGCGCACCTTCGCAACATGGCGTTCTACAACTACCCGCTGCGCCTGCTGAAGCGGGTCCGCGACGCGCAACTGAGCGGACGCCCGTTCCTGACCACCGAGCGCGCCGTGTACCGGCTCACCGCCGAGGTGGCCGACTGGTTCGGGGTCGACGCGGGCACGCTGCGCGAGGGCGACCGTGCCGACTTCGTGGTGATCGACCCGAACTGCCTGAACTCCGACGTCGACGCGTACCACGAGGAGACCGTGCCGTTCTACGGCGGGCTGAGCCGCATGGTGAACCGCAACGACGACGCCGTGGTGGCGACGGCCGTCAACGGCACCGTGGTGTTCGGCAAAGGCGAGTTCCGTGACGGCTACGGCGACACCGTGAAATCGGGACGCTACCTGCGCGCAGGCGCCGACAGCCGCCTGAAAACCGCTGTCTGA
- a CDS encoding TetR/AcrR family transcriptional regulator, with amino-acid sequence MARTQQQRREETVARLLDASIQTIIDVGYARASAAVIARRAQVSDGALFRHFPTMGDFMAATAHEVMRRQLEVFTKRIAEIPAEEPPLQAVLTILRDVTGNDTNTVMYELLIAARTDEKLRVTLQEVLTEYAANIYETARTIPGFEQFPQNESRHEAMAAVALLVNTFDGAAIIRPVLPQPDLEDSRIALLSSLFSR; translated from the coding sequence ATGGCCAGAACCCAACAGCAGCGCCGTGAGGAGACCGTCGCACGTCTGCTCGACGCGAGCATTCAGACCATCATCGACGTCGGCTACGCCAGGGCGTCGGCGGCGGTCATCGCGCGGCGCGCGCAGGTCTCCGACGGCGCACTGTTCCGCCATTTCCCCACGATGGGCGATTTCATGGCGGCCACGGCGCACGAGGTGATGCGCCGCCAACTCGAGGTGTTCACCAAACGGATCGCCGAGATCCCGGCCGAAGAGCCACCGCTTCAGGCCGTGCTGACCATCCTGCGCGACGTCACGGGCAATGACACCAACACCGTGATGTACGAGTTGCTGATCGCCGCGCGCACCGACGAAAAGCTGCGTGTCACACTGCAAGAGGTGCTCACCGAGTACGCCGCGAACATCTACGAGACCGCGCGCACCATCCCGGGTTTCGAGCAGTTCCCGCAGAACGAGTCCAGGCATGAGGCGATGGCGGCGGTGGCACTGCTGGTCAACACGTTCGACGGTGCCGCGATCATCCGTCCGGTGCTGCCGCAGCCCGACCTCGAAGACTCCCGAATCGCGTTGTTGTCGTCGCTGTTCAGCCGTTGA
- a CDS encoding M1 family metallopeptidase, with translation MTRSKKVAKKAGHPPVIDPYLPGNGNFGYRVSRYELDLEYKVASNRLTGTATITAVTLAALRTFTLDLSDNLSVGKVSVNGRRPAQFRCSGAKLHITLPSALPAGSAMTIVVRYSGNPRPIDTLWGDVGFEELTNGALVAGQPNGAASWFPCDDHPSAKASYRIQISTDSPYHAIANGELLSRKVRAGHTVWTYELAEPTSPYLVTLQIGMYESHRMTKTPVPMHAVLPPRLRSAFDHDFERQPQMMKLFVKLFGPYPLSTGYTVVVTDDDLEIPLEAQGISIFGANHCDGSRGSERLIAHELAHQWFGNSVTARRWRDIWLHEGFACYAEWLWSENSGGRSAAEWAQHYYDKLRHSPQDLLLADPGPRDMFDDRVYKRGAMTLHVLRERIGDKDFFALLQDWTTRHRHSTAFTDDFTGLAAGYTSESLQPLWQAWLYSEALPPL, from the coding sequence GTGACGAGGTCCAAGAAGGTCGCCAAGAAAGCCGGGCACCCGCCTGTCATCGACCCGTACCTGCCCGGAAACGGCAACTTCGGCTACCGGGTGTCGCGCTACGAACTCGACCTCGAATACAAGGTTGCGAGCAACCGTCTGACCGGGACCGCGACCATCACCGCGGTGACGCTTGCGGCGCTGCGAACGTTCACCCTCGACCTGTCGGACAACCTCTCGGTGGGCAAGGTCTCGGTGAACGGCCGCAGGCCCGCACAGTTCCGCTGCTCCGGGGCGAAACTGCACATCACGCTGCCCTCGGCGCTGCCCGCTGGCTCCGCGATGACCATCGTCGTCCGCTACAGCGGCAATCCGCGGCCCATCGACACCCTGTGGGGTGACGTCGGTTTCGAGGAACTCACCAACGGGGCGCTCGTCGCGGGCCAGCCCAACGGCGCGGCGTCGTGGTTCCCGTGCGACGACCATCCCAGCGCCAAGGCCTCCTACCGTATCCAGATCAGCACCGACAGCCCGTACCACGCGATCGCCAACGGGGAACTGTTGTCGCGCAAGGTGCGTGCGGGCCACACCGTGTGGACCTACGAACTCGCCGAGCCCACCTCGCCGTATCTGGTGACGCTGCAGATCGGCATGTACGAATCGCACCGGATGACCAAGACCCCGGTACCGATGCACGCCGTGCTGCCGCCGCGCCTGCGATCGGCGTTCGACCACGACTTCGAGCGTCAACCGCAGATGATGAAGCTTTTCGTCAAACTCTTCGGCCCGTATCCGCTGAGCACCGGCTACACCGTGGTGGTCACCGACGACGACCTCGAGATACCGCTTGAGGCCCAGGGCATCTCGATCTTCGGCGCCAACCACTGTGACGGCAGCCGCGGGTCCGAGCGTCTCATCGCCCACGAGTTGGCCCACCAGTGGTTCGGCAACTCGGTGACGGCGCGGCGCTGGCGCGACATCTGGCTGCACGAGGGATTCGCGTGCTACGCCGAGTGGTTGTGGTCGGAGAACAGCGGCGGGCGCAGCGCGGCCGAGTGGGCACAGCACTACTACGACAAGTTGCGGCACTCCCCGCAGGACCTGCTGCTGGCCGATCCCGGCCCGCGCGACATGTTCGACGACCGCGTGTACAAGCGCGGAGCCATGACCCTGCATGTGCTGCGCGAGCGGATCGGCGACAAGGACTTCTTTGCGCTACTGCAGGATTGGACCACACGCCACCGGCACAGCACGGCGTTCACCGACGATTTCACGGGCCTGGCCGCCGGTTACACCAGTGAATCGCTGCAGCCGCTGTGGCAGGCGTGGCTGTACTCGGAAGCGCTGCCGCCGCTGTGA